The following are from one region of the Prevotella communis genome:
- a CDS encoding aspartate-semialdehyde dehydrogenase — protein MKVAIVGASGAVGQEFLRLLDERNFPMDELVLFGSERSAGTKYTFRGKELTVKLLQHNDDFKDIDIAFTSAGAGTSKEFAEDITKYGCVMIDNSSAFRMDDDVPLVVPECNAEDALKRPRGIIANPNCTTIMMVVVLQPLENLSHIRRIHVSSYQSASGAGAAAMAELQQQYKEIVEGGEVKTIKKFPHQLAYNVIPQIDVFQPNGYTKEEMKMYNETQKIMHTDAKCSATCVRVSSLRSHSESVWIETERPLSVEEAQKAIAAAPGCTLVDDPANLVYPMPLETAGKDDVYVGRVRKDISDENGLTFWLSGDQIRKGAALNAVQIGEYLIKVGNVK, from the coding sequence ATGAAAGTAGCAATTGTTGGCGCCTCAGGCGCAGTAGGGCAGGAGTTCTTGAGACTGCTCGACGAGAGAAATTTCCCGATGGATGAATTGGTGTTGTTTGGTTCTGAGCGTTCTGCAGGCACCAAATATACCTTCCGTGGCAAGGAATTGACAGTGAAACTTCTTCAGCACAATGATGACTTTAAGGACATCGATATCGCCTTCACCTCTGCCGGTGCTGGTACAAGTAAGGAGTTTGCCGAGGATATCACCAAGTATGGCTGTGTGATGATTGACAACTCAAGCGCTTTCCGTATGGACGATGACGTACCCTTGGTTGTGCCCGAGTGTAATGCAGAGGATGCCCTGAAGCGTCCCCGTGGCATTATTGCCAATCCTAACTGCACAACGATTATGATGGTTGTTGTACTGCAGCCTCTGGAGAACCTCAGCCACATCAGGCGCATCCATGTATCTTCATACCAGAGTGCTTCTGGAGCAGGTGCCGCTGCTATGGCTGAATTACAGCAGCAGTACAAGGAAATCGTTGAGGGCGGTGAGGTGAAGACCATCAAGAAGTTCCCCCATCAGTTGGCATATAACGTGATTCCTCAGATTGACGTGTTCCAGCCCAATGGCTATACCAAGGAGGAGATGAAGATGTACAACGAGACACAGAAGATTATGCATACCGATGCTAAGTGCTCGGCTACATGTGTTCGTGTATCTTCCTTGCGCTCTCACTCTGAGTCTGTATGGATTGAGACCGAGCGTCCCCTCAGTGTAGAGGAAGCGCAGAAAGCTATCGCTGCAGCTCCTGGCTGTACTTTGGTTGACGATCCCGCTAACCTCGTTTATCCCATGCCTCTTGAGACTGCAGGCAAGGATGATGTCTATGTGGGTCGTGTTCGTAAGGATATCTCTGACGAGAACGGACTGACCTTCTGGCTTTCTGGCGACCAGATCCGTAAGGGTGCTGCCCTGAATGCAGTCCAGATTGGTGAGTATCTGATTAAGGTTGGTAATGTGAAGTAA
- the cbiE gene encoding precorrin-6y C5,15-methyltransferase (decarboxylating) subunit CbiE translates to MERARFIIIGITDHPAPWFQPEVLDVIRHGKIFSGGKRHHDIVASLLPEGAEWIDITVPLDTVFEAYHRAAHFSEGAPIIVFASGDPLFFGFANTIKRKMPDAEIVVYPTFNSLQLLAHRLVMPYHNMRIVSLTGRPWPEFDRALIERAEKIGILTDKEHTPAAIAQRMLEYGYRDYIMHIGEHLGNPQQEKVSTLTLEEASQREFTMPNCVILCGKTAEHTRTFGIPDASFSLLDGREKMITKMPIRLLTLQALDLPHRHVLWDIGACTGSISIEARLLFPHLQIEAFEIRPECEAIIQENARRFGAPGINIHIGDFLDATTPATTPATTPATTPATTPIVSTMGSPMGSPDAVFIGGHGGHLKEIMEKVLTVLTDDGIIVFNSVTSPKVPTNSRALWDEACQDLGLQQGRPLHILLNDYNPIEILTAFKSNKL, encoded by the coding sequence ATGGAGCGAGCGAGATTCATCATCATAGGTATCACAGATCATCCAGCACCATGGTTTCAACCAGAGGTGCTGGATGTTATACGTCATGGAAAAATCTTCTCAGGCGGCAAGCGGCATCACGACATCGTGGCGTCATTGCTGCCTGAAGGTGCAGAATGGATCGACATCACCGTGCCGCTGGATACTGTATTTGAAGCCTATCACCGTGCCGCTCACTTCTCCGAGGGGGCTCCCATCATCGTATTCGCCAGTGGCGACCCGCTTTTCTTTGGGTTCGCCAATACCATCAAGCGAAAGATGCCTGACGCAGAGATAGTGGTCTATCCCACTTTCAACTCCCTGCAACTCCTCGCTCATCGTCTTGTAATGCCCTATCACAACATGCGCATCGTATCCTTGACAGGACGTCCCTGGCCAGAGTTCGACCGCGCTCTCATAGAGCGGGCAGAGAAGATTGGCATCCTGACCGACAAGGAGCATACACCTGCCGCTATCGCACAACGAATGCTGGAGTATGGCTACAGGGACTACATCATGCATATCGGCGAGCACCTGGGCAACCCGCAACAGGAGAAGGTTAGTACACTCACTCTTGAGGAGGCATCCCAGCGCGAATTTACCATGCCTAACTGCGTGATTCTCTGCGGAAAAACCGCAGAGCACACGAGGACCTTCGGTATTCCTGATGCCAGTTTCTCCCTCCTTGACGGTCGCGAGAAGATGATTACCAAGATGCCCATCCGTCTTCTGACCCTTCAGGCTCTCGACCTGCCCCATCGCCACGTTCTATGGGATATCGGTGCCTGCACGGGCAGCATCAGTATCGAGGCCCGCCTACTGTTCCCGCATCTTCAGATTGAAGCTTTCGAGATCCGTCCTGAATGTGAAGCCATCATCCAGGAAAACGCCCGCCGCTTTGGTGCTCCAGGCATCAACATCCATATCGGCGACTTCCTCGATGCCACCACTCCTGCCACCACTCCAGCCACCACTCCTGCCACCACTCCAGCCACCACTCCCATCGTATCTACGATGGGTTCTCCGATGGGTTCTCCCGATGCAGTATTCATCGGCGGACATGGTGGTCACCTCAAGGAGATTATGGAAAAGGTGCTGACGGTACTTACAGATGACGGCATCATCGTCTTCAACAGCGTCACCTCTCCAAAAGTTCCCACCAATAGTCGTGCTCTATGGGACGAGGCCTGCCAAGACCTCGGACTCCAACAAGGGCGCCCCCTTCATATTCTACTCAACGACTATAATCCAATAGAGATACTAACAGCATTTAAATCAAATAAACTATGA
- the cobM gene encoding precorrin-4 C(11)-methyltransferase, which produces MNKIAIIQINEAGEPITTRLQKKYPKAEIISRDSVGSNWKAFDAFVFIGAMGICVRTIAPLIEDKHNDPAVVCIDSFGQHVIAVLSGHIGGANDLTRDISAAIGGQEVITTQSDNAGLWALDTFEKRFNWPIASDIADMNDCIFTFVNRKPTALLLEMRDEGTDYLEQTKPDHVTIINDISEADPQKYELLIIVSPFIHNTPNNMLELHFVPMVGTIGFGLAHHPDNFECIYDEIDEALAQRGILPCTYRYCTIDVKKDEEFCELLREEYNEEVEFFTAEELAAIKVPTPSATVEKHVGTPSVCEAAAILGSNHGQLIIPKIKGKNWTAALAIDEKYLRHKQGHIEIVGAGPGDPDLISVRGRKMLERADLILYAGSLVPKALTECHKPGAIVRSSADMNLEEQCALMKEHYDKGHSIVRLHTGDPCIFGAIQEQMAFFDANNMHYHITPGISSFLAAAAELRSQFTIPERTQTIILTRGEGHTPMPEKEQLHLLAKSQSTMCIFLSAAIVDDVQKELLQEYPEDTPVAACYHLTWPDQKIYRGVLKDLAKIVHDNHLTLTTMLVVGEAIDNRQGLSELYNKHFTHLFRKGN; this is translated from the coding sequence ATGAACAAAATAGCTATCATACAAATCAATGAGGCTGGTGAACCGATTACCACCCGCCTGCAAAAGAAATACCCCAAAGCCGAGATTATCAGTCGCGATTCCGTAGGGAGCAACTGGAAGGCATTCGACGCCTTCGTCTTCATCGGAGCCATGGGCATCTGCGTGCGAACCATTGCCCCGCTTATTGAGGACAAGCACAATGACCCTGCCGTGGTATGTATCGACAGTTTCGGTCAACATGTCATCGCTGTGCTATCCGGACATATAGGCGGTGCGAACGACCTGACACGAGACATCAGTGCTGCAATCGGTGGACAAGAGGTTATCACCACCCAGAGCGACAATGCAGGACTGTGGGCTCTCGACACATTTGAGAAACGTTTTAACTGGCCTATTGCCAGTGACATAGCAGACATGAACGACTGTATTTTTACATTTGTCAACCGTAAGCCTACAGCCTTACTACTTGAAATGCGTGACGAAGGCACCGACTATCTGGAACAGACCAAACCCGACCACGTGACCATCATCAATGATATCAGTGAAGCCGACCCGCAGAAATACGAACTTCTCATCATCGTATCTCCCTTCATCCACAATACTCCCAACAACATGCTCGAACTGCATTTCGTACCAATGGTGGGGACAATAGGTTTTGGATTGGCTCATCACCCTGACAACTTCGAGTGCATCTACGACGAGATTGATGAAGCCCTTGCACAGCGCGGCATTTTGCCCTGTACCTATCGCTATTGCACCATCGACGTCAAAAAGGATGAAGAATTCTGTGAATTACTCAGAGAGGAATACAACGAAGAAGTCGAATTCTTTACAGCCGAGGAACTTGCTGCCATCAAGGTGCCTACCCCCAGTGCCACCGTCGAAAAACATGTAGGCACTCCAAGCGTGTGCGAAGCAGCAGCAATCTTAGGCTCCAATCATGGACAACTCATCATTCCAAAGATCAAAGGTAAGAATTGGACGGCGGCTTTAGCCATCGACGAGAAATATCTTAGGCATAAACAGGGCCACATCGAGATTGTCGGTGCCGGACCTGGCGACCCCGATCTCATCAGTGTGCGCGGACGCAAGATGCTGGAACGCGCCGACCTCATTCTCTATGCCGGCTCGCTGGTGCCTAAGGCTTTGACGGAATGTCACAAACCAGGTGCCATTGTTCGTTCATCTGCAGATATGAACCTTGAAGAACAGTGCGCCCTGATGAAGGAACATTACGACAAGGGACACTCCATCGTTCGTCTGCATACGGGCGACCCCTGCATCTTCGGTGCCATACAGGAGCAGATGGCCTTCTTCGATGCCAACAATATGCACTATCATATCACCCCAGGTATCAGCAGTTTTTTGGCTGCAGCCGCAGAACTTAGGAGCCAGTTCACCATTCCTGAAAGGACGCAAACCATCATCCTGACCCGCGGCGAGGGGCACACACCCATGCCTGAGAAGGAGCAGCTGCACCTCTTAGCAAAAAGCCAGAGCACCATGTGCATATTCCTCTCGGCCGCCATCGTGGACGACGTGCAAAAGGAGTTACTGCAGGAATACCCGGAGGATACCCCCGTGGCCGCCTGCTATCACCTGACGTGGCCCGACCAGAAAATCTATCGCGGAGTATTGAAAGATCTTGCGAAAATCGTGCACGACAATCACCTGACGCTTACCACCATGCTCGTTGTCGGTGAGGCCATCGATAACCGTCAGGGACTATCGGAGTTATACAACAAACATTTTACTCATTTATTTAGGAAAGGTAACTGA
- a CDS encoding SIMPL domain-containing protein, with protein sequence MGRVKESIILAIGVMVMGWCVKAGIDNFTNKDRKVTVKGLAEREVPADKVTWSISTKETGNDLPTLYERINVQAGKIKAFLKQNGLEESEITVNPPSVSDLEAREWGDNQKPFRYIVNTTITVATTKVEAVNKAIFKQAELLKQGVALDSSYPNYEYASFQQMKPEMMSEAIKNAQKTAEQFAEASESKLGKIQTAGQGQFEIENRDENTPYIKKIRVVTTVTYSLDD encoded by the coding sequence ATGGGAAGAGTAAAAGAATCTATTATCCTGGCCATCGGCGTGATGGTGATGGGATGGTGTGTGAAGGCCGGTATCGACAATTTCACCAACAAAGACCGTAAGGTCACAGTAAAGGGTCTGGCTGAGCGTGAGGTGCCTGCAGATAAGGTGACGTGGAGTATCAGCACCAAGGAAACGGGCAACGATCTGCCTACGCTCTATGAACGTATCAATGTGCAGGCTGGTAAGATTAAGGCTTTCCTGAAACAGAATGGTTTGGAGGAAAGTGAGATTACGGTGAACCCGCCCTCTGTATCAGACCTTGAAGCTCGTGAGTGGGGCGATAACCAGAAGCCTTTCCGCTATATCGTCAACACAACGATTACGGTGGCTACGACAAAAGTTGAGGCTGTGAATAAGGCTATCTTCAAGCAGGCAGAACTGCTGAAGCAGGGCGTGGCACTCGATAGCAGCTATCCTAACTATGAGTATGCTTCGTTCCAGCAGATGAAACCCGAGATGATGTCTGAGGCTATCAAGAATGCACAGAAGACGGCAGAGCAGTTTGCTGAGGCCAGTGAATCGAAACTTGGAAAGATTCAGACCGCTGGTCAGGGACAGTTTGAAATTGAGAACCGTGATGAGAATACACCGTATATCAAGAAAATCCGTGTGGTAACAACGGTTACTTACTCGCTCGACGACTAA
- the cbiD gene encoding cobalt-precorrin-5B (C(1))-methyltransferase CbiD, producing MILIFGGTTEGRKAAEVLEESGSAFYYSTKTGEQDITLHHGTVISGAMDKKTMTAFVSKHEIRLIIDAAHPFASKLHETIGKVSADLQIPVVRYERIYPPRDSDITWIDDYSDLDYILPSLSREGQGVGRLLATTGAQSIGKLKHLEAEGIKVIYRILNRESSIVLAHQQGASDNQLCYYDDGDMPIADTILMKESGISGGFIEKVNEARRKNMRIIAIKRPEGFMAHGLWFMVNGPHGLRRMVEKLLPEFFPLHSGLTTGTCATAATIAATIRLVKGETPAEVPVLLPDGETINVSVGYADGYAYCIKEAGDDPDVTDGIEVRASCRPYRPTPSPSLNGGEWLVIEGGEGIGRFTLPGFDFPVGEPAINKGPREMIRQNLDSLFTPLHSGRGWGWVCRLSVPGGAEIARRTFNPRLGIEGGISIIGVSGIVKPFSEEAFIDSIRKCMTVAKASGSDRVVINSGAKSERFLKALYPSLPQQAFVQYGNYIGETLRMAAELTIPNITLGVMLGKAVKLAEGQLDTHSRKSTMNIGFIQEMLNEAHIEISLDNITLARELWERIPEDQLPTFCDVVISHCETYCRPLLPNGDLIILLISDDGTIHSR from the coding sequence ATGATACTAATATTTGGAGGAACAACAGAAGGACGCAAAGCTGCAGAGGTGCTCGAAGAGAGCGGCTCAGCATTCTATTATAGTACAAAAACGGGCGAACAAGACATCACGCTCCATCATGGTACAGTCATCAGCGGTGCGATGGACAAGAAGACGATGACGGCGTTTGTCAGCAAGCACGAGATACGTCTGATTATAGATGCCGCCCATCCATTCGCCTCTAAGTTACACGAAACGATAGGCAAAGTTTCCGCCGACTTACAAATACCCGTTGTGCGCTACGAGCGTATCTATCCGCCACGCGATTCCGACATCACATGGATTGACGACTACAGCGACCTCGACTATATACTCCCCTCCCTCAGCAGGGAGGGGCAGGGAGTGGGTCGGCTCCTCGCAACAACAGGCGCACAGAGCATCGGCAAGCTGAAACATCTGGAAGCTGAAGGGATAAAGGTCATTTATCGCATTCTTAACCGCGAAAGCAGCATCGTACTGGCTCACCAGCAAGGCGCCTCAGACAACCAGCTTTGCTATTACGATGACGGTGATATGCCCATTGCTGATACCATCCTGATGAAAGAGAGCGGCATCAGTGGTGGATTCATTGAGAAAGTAAATGAAGCACGTAGAAAAAACATGCGTATTATCGCCATCAAACGACCGGAGGGCTTCATGGCTCATGGGCTATGGTTCATGGTTAACGGTCCGCACGGACTAAGGAGGATGGTGGAAAAACTTCTGCCGGAGTTTTTCCCGCTGCACAGCGGACTAACCACAGGAACATGCGCCACAGCAGCCACCATCGCCGCCACCATTCGTCTCGTCAAAGGAGAGACACCTGCCGAGGTGCCCGTCCTGCTGCCCGATGGCGAGACCATCAACGTGTCCGTTGGTTATGCCGACGGCTACGCCTACTGCATCAAGGAGGCTGGCGATGACCCCGACGTTACAGACGGCATAGAGGTCCGCGCCAGTTGCCGACCCTACAGACCCACCCCCAGCCCCTCCCTGAATGGAGGGGAGTGGTTAGTCATTGAGGGCGGCGAGGGCATCGGTCGCTTCACCCTGCCTGGGTTTGATTTTCCCGTAGGCGAGCCTGCCATCAACAAGGGCCCGCGCGAGATGATTCGTCAGAACCTAGACAGTCTATTCACTCCCCTCCATTCAGGGAGGGGCTGGGGGTGGGTCTGTAGGCTTTCTGTCCCTGGCGGCGCCGAAATAGCCCGTCGTACCTTCAACCCGCGCCTAGGCATCGAGGGCGGTATCAGCATCATCGGTGTCAGCGGTATCGTCAAACCCTTCAGTGAAGAAGCTTTCATCGACAGTATCCGCAAGTGCATGACGGTAGCCAAAGCCAGTGGTTCCGACCGCGTGGTCATCAACAGCGGTGCCAAGAGTGAGCGCTTCCTCAAGGCCCTCTACCCCAGCCTGCCCCAACAAGCCTTTGTGCAATACGGAAACTATATCGGTGAGACGCTGCGCATGGCCGCAGAGCTCACCATCCCCAACATCACCCTGGGCGTCATGCTGGGTAAAGCCGTCAAACTGGCAGAAGGACAACTAGACACCCATAGTCGTAAAAGTACAATGAATATAGGCTTCATTCAGGAAATGCTGAACGAAGCCCATATAGAGATTTCTCTGGATAATATCACACTGGCAAGGGAGTTATGGGAAAGGATTCCAGAAGACCAGCTTCCGACCTTCTGCGATGTTGTCATCAGTCACTGTGAGACGTATTGCAGGCCCCTGCTACCCAACGGCGACCTCATCATCCTTCTGATTTCCGACGACGGAACAATACACTCGCGATGA
- a CDS encoding RNA polymerase sigma factor, whose amino-acid sequence MDAREFKQRYMPHHQVLYRVAYHLTGNEQDAEDLLQDLYLKLWQKRDDLPDEAMKEAYLVTMIRHLFVDQRRLKHLDASAELKNEDGPPDERSLDYQIDARDEAQKMEGLISQLPEREARIIQMHLMDDRSYEEIEQDTGLSQGNIRIIVMRTKKKLKQQFQNITKTWTN is encoded by the coding sequence ATGGACGCACGGGAGTTCAAACAGCGGTATATGCCCCATCATCAGGTGCTCTATCGGGTAGCCTATCACCTGACGGGCAATGAACAGGATGCCGAAGACCTGCTTCAGGACCTATACCTGAAACTCTGGCAGAAGCGCGACGACCTGCCCGATGAGGCGATGAAGGAAGCTTATCTCGTGACAATGATACGACATCTGTTCGTAGATCAACGGCGATTGAAACACCTGGATGCCTCGGCAGAACTGAAGAATGAGGACGGGCCACCCGATGAACGGAGTCTCGATTATCAGATAGATGCCAGAGACGAGGCTCAAAAGATGGAGGGACTCATCAGTCAACTGCCTGAAAGGGAGGCACGAATCATTCAGATGCACCTGATGGACGACCGCTCATACGAGGAGATAGAGCAAGACACAGGACTCTCGCAAGGCAATATCCGCATCATCGTGATGCGAACGAAAAAGAAACTTAAGCAACAATTTCAAAATATCACGAAGACATGGACGAACTGA
- a CDS encoding DUF4252 domain-containing protein — protein MKQTMIKFLLCVVVALGSLSAHAQVKAFEKYADTKNVTYVFISKYMLGLAGKSAGLSVPGVDVKSLSNKLSGIQIITSEDNAAQKKLKNDAKAIIAKEKYELMMQINEDDNKVNIYHHIGKQQSAVVMLVEDDDQTTIMVFSGKFTLEDVMKMTQN, from the coding sequence ATGAAACAGACAATGATAAAATTCCTCCTTTGCGTGGTGGTGGCCCTAGGCAGTCTCAGCGCCCACGCACAGGTAAAGGCATTCGAGAAATATGCCGACACGAAGAACGTGACCTATGTCTTCATCTCAAAATATATGCTTGGCTTGGCAGGTAAGAGTGCCGGACTATCAGTTCCTGGTGTAGACGTTAAGAGCCTGTCCAACAAACTGTCGGGTATTCAGATTATCACCTCTGAGGACAATGCAGCTCAGAAGAAGCTGAAGAACGACGCAAAAGCCATCATCGCAAAAGAGAAATACGAATTGATGATGCAGATAAACGAGGACGACAACAAGGTAAACATCTATCACCATATAGGAAAACAACAGTCGGCTGTTGTCATGCTTGTAGAAGATGACGACCAGACAACGATCATGGTCTTCTCGGGTAAGTTCACACTCGAAGACGTGATGAAGATGACGCAAAACTAA
- a CDS encoding iron ABC transporter permease, which produces MRRPLLLLILLLSIMLFFVLNLLLGTVRIPMIEVCRILLGGGDNEIWTNIIFSSRVPQALTALVAGAGLAVSGLQMQTVFRNPLAGPSVLGISNGASLGVACVVLLSGSLGGVALSRLGYMGDVAISIAAIVGALAVMGLILWVATKVRSSVTLLIIGVMIGYLATAIIGVLKFFSAEEDIRAYVVWGLGSFARVSGDQMMLFVILMCILLPLSMLTVKAMNLYMLGDAYASNLGLDIRRTRLLLIVCSGTLVAIVTAYCGPVMFIGLAVPHLARAIFRTSDHRVLMPATMLAGAALALLCNLIARMPGFEGALPVNSVTALVGAPIIASVLFRRRKSEG; this is translated from the coding sequence ATGAGACGTCCGTTGTTGTTGCTTATCCTGCTGCTGAGTATCATGTTGTTCTTCGTGCTCAACCTGCTGTTGGGTACGGTGCGCATCCCCATGATAGAGGTATGCCGTATATTGCTGGGAGGTGGTGACAATGAGATATGGACAAATATTATATTCTCCTCGCGTGTGCCGCAAGCTTTGACGGCTTTGGTGGCAGGTGCTGGATTGGCGGTGAGTGGTCTGCAGATGCAGACGGTGTTCCGCAATCCGCTGGCAGGCCCTTCGGTGCTGGGTATCAGCAATGGCGCCTCGTTGGGCGTAGCATGTGTGGTACTGCTGTCTGGTTCACTTGGGGGCGTAGCCTTGAGCCGACTGGGTTACATGGGAGATGTGGCTATCAGTATAGCTGCAATTGTTGGCGCCCTGGCTGTGATGGGTCTCATTCTTTGGGTAGCAACCAAGGTGAGAAGCAGTGTGACGTTGCTGATTATTGGTGTGATGATTGGCTATCTGGCTACAGCCATCATCGGTGTGCTGAAGTTTTTCTCGGCCGAGGAGGATATCCGTGCTTATGTGGTATGGGGCTTAGGTTCCTTTGCCCGTGTGTCTGGCGACCAGATGATGCTTTTCGTTATATTGATGTGTATCCTGTTGCCGTTGAGTATGCTCACGGTGAAGGCCATGAATCTGTATATGCTGGGTGATGCCTATGCCAGTAACTTGGGACTGGATATCCGTCGTACCCGTTTGCTTCTGATTGTATGCTCGGGCACGCTTGTGGCTATCGTTACGGCTTATTGCGGTCCTGTGATGTTTATAGGATTGGCTGTTCCCCATTTGGCGCGTGCCATCTTCCGTACCAGTGATCATCGTGTGCTGATGCCTGCCACCATGTTGGCTGGTGCCGCATTGGCGTTGTTGTGCAACCTGATTGCGCGTATGCCGGGATTCGAGGGTGCCCTGCCCGTTAATTCCGTCACGGCACTGGTGGGCGCGCCTATCATCGCGAGTGTATTGTTCCGTCGTCGGAAATCAGAAGGATGA
- a CDS encoding ABC transporter substrate-binding protein, with protein sequence MKAYISFLVIVFALIASSCGGGKNSANGLALTEADSLGAAPRYAKGYSVKVLDNGVRLIDVADPQDDEEKMPVSYHFALVDKGMDVEVPEGYTKVEVPIERTLVMTMLQLSNFTALDALDVVRGITGTKNLFNRDIRQRVKDGRMVKIGMEGNFDTELILAAHPEVIFISPFKRGGYDAIKETGITLIPHLGYKELTPLGQAEWIRFVGMFIGKEHEADSIFAGIEHRYNDLKEKVANNSHPSQGGAGEGSPTVFSGEMHGGNWYAVGGKNSLAQIFRDAGARYVFDNDDTGGVNIEFEEMYAAAANADYWRILNSYEGDFSYDALKASEPRNELFKAFKDKKVIYCNMKQTPYYEKSPVMPDVLLSDLVAIFHPELMPADYEPTFYRMLK encoded by the coding sequence ATGAAAGCGTATATTTCCTTTTTGGTGATTGTTTTTGCCCTCATCGCCTCTTCTTGTGGCGGTGGAAAGAATAGTGCCAATGGCTTGGCACTGACGGAGGCAGATTCTCTGGGCGCGGCCCCCCGCTATGCAAAGGGTTATTCCGTCAAGGTTCTTGACAATGGCGTCCGCCTGATTGATGTGGCAGACCCACAGGATGATGAAGAAAAAATGCCTGTGAGTTATCACTTTGCATTGGTTGATAAGGGTATGGATGTCGAGGTTCCGGAGGGCTATACGAAAGTGGAGGTCCCCATTGAACGTACGCTTGTCATGACCATGTTGCAGTTGTCTAACTTTACGGCTCTTGATGCGCTTGATGTTGTACGGGGCATCACGGGTACGAAGAATCTCTTCAATCGGGATATTCGTCAGCGTGTGAAGGATGGACGCATGGTGAAGATTGGTATGGAGGGCAACTTTGACACAGAACTGATTCTTGCGGCTCACCCGGAGGTTATCTTTATCTCGCCCTTCAAGCGTGGGGGCTATGATGCCATTAAGGAGACGGGTATCACGCTTATTCCGCATCTGGGATATAAGGAACTGACCCCGCTCGGTCAGGCGGAATGGATTCGTTTTGTAGGAATGTTTATTGGCAAGGAACATGAGGCTGATTCTATCTTCGCCGGCATCGAACATCGTTACAACGACTTGAAAGAGAAGGTGGCAAATAACTCCCATCCCTCACAGGGAGGTGCTGGGGAAGGTTCTCCAACTGTTTTCAGTGGTGAGATGCACGGCGGCAACTGGTATGCTGTGGGAGGTAAGAACTCGCTGGCTCAGATTTTCCGTGACGCCGGTGCACGGTATGTCTTTGACAATGATGATACGGGCGGCGTGAATATTGAGTTTGAGGAGATGTATGCCGCTGCTGCCAATGCTGACTATTGGCGCATTCTGAACAGTTACGAGGGCGACTTCTCCTATGATGCCCTGAAGGCCAGTGAACCTCGTAATGAATTGTTTAAGGCTTTCAAGGATAAGAAAGTGATATATTGCAATATGAAGCAGACACCCTATTATGAGAAGTCGCCTGTGATGCCTGATGTGTTGCTGAGTGACCTGGTGGCTATTTTCCATCCGGAATTGATGCCTGCTGACTATGAACCGACTTTTTATCGTATGCTGAAATGA
- a CDS encoding heavy-metal-associated domain-containing protein — MKTNTFMRTLFQIAFLLLINSNLMAQTDSITVRVKGMRCEECAHKVKNVVKKLPGIEGVSFNIERRTATIAYDRAQTCVDSIQARLAATGRYKASSYSPNDTIIRGMGLRIADMHCQNCYNRISQRLQTMVGIDSMAPHLDKQYVFVRYDANRTSKGEIRRALGELGFTPVNYYSGPKVAYAYYNIPASQVNQATIDEVIIVDGVEDANVNSRQNALAVTYFTDETTADKLAADIKAAGIDIVVPPAHECDEK; from the coding sequence ATGAAGACTAATACGTTTATGAGGACGCTTTTCCAGATTGCTTTCCTTTTATTGATAAACAGTAACTTGATGGCGCAGACTGACTCTATTACAGTGCGCGTCAAGGGAATGCGCTGTGAAGAGTGTGCGCATAAGGTAAAGAATGTGGTGAAGAAACTGCCTGGTATTGAGGGTGTATCCTTCAATATTGAACGTCGTACGGCTACTATCGCTTATGACCGTGCGCAGACCTGCGTAGACAGTATTCAAGCTCGTCTGGCTGCCACGGGTCGTTATAAGGCCTCTTCTTACAGTCCCAATGATACCATCATTCGTGGCATGGGCCTGCGTATTGCTGATATGCATTGTCAGAACTGCTATAATCGCATCAGTCAGCGTCTGCAGACGATGGTTGGCATCGACAGTATGGCTCCTCATCTGGACAAGCAGTATGTTTTTGTGCGCTATGATGCCAATCGTACCAGTAAGGGCGAGATTCGTCGGGCTTTGGGTGAACTGGGTTTCACACCAGTGAATTACTACAGTGGTCCAAAGGTGGCCTATGCCTATTATAATATCCCTGCCAGTCAGGTGAATCAGGCTACGATAGATGAAGTTATCATCGTGGATGGGGTAGAGGATGCCAATGTCAACAGCCGGCAGAACGCGCTTGCCGTGACCTATTTCACCGATGAGACCACTGCCGATAAACTTGCTGCCGACATCAAGGCCGCAGGCATTGATATCGTGGTGCCGCCTGCCCATGAGTGTGACGAGAAATAA